The following proteins are encoded in a genomic region of Brachypodium distachyon strain Bd21 chromosome 1, Brachypodium_distachyon_v3.0, whole genome shotgun sequence:
- the LOC100824235 gene encoding uncharacterized protein LOC100824235 gives MKVSPTTRTTMGRRSPAFPCILLLAIVVTGSSTSLVARADQSYVKYKDPKQQIQERVSDLVGRMTLEEKIGQMSQIERANASSSVIQKYFVGSVLSGGGSPPSEKASAATWQQMITKMQKAALKTRLGIPIIYGIDAVHGHNNAYNATIFPHNIGLGATRDPNLVKRIGRATALEARATGIPYTFAPCVAVCRDPRWGRCYESFSEDTRLVQLMTASVVPGLQGDVSSRHPKGIPYVAGSKNVAGCAKHFVGDGGTKHGINENNTVLSFHDLMRIHMPPYDDAVIKGISSVMISYSSWNGKKMHENKFLITEILKEKMHFRGFVITDWQAVDKITNPPHQHYYHSIQETLHAGIDMVMIPYDYPEFVADVTAQVKRGSIKMDRINDAVSRILRVKFTMGLFEDPFPDPRLTSHLGSKEHRQLAREAVRKSLVLLKNGKKGEEPFLPLSKKAKKILVAGNHAHDLGLQCGGWTKSWQGQSGNNITGQGTTILEAIKSAVDNSTVIDYSEHPDKGSIAKSDGDYDYAVVVVGEPPYAETAGDNQNLTIPSPGPEVIKEACSLVKCVVVLVSGRPLVVEPYIDAMHAFVAAWLPGTEGHGVADVLFGDYGFTGKLPRTWFKSVGQLPMNYGDKHYDPLFPFGYGLTTKASGKS, from the exons ATGAAGGTTtcaccgacgacgaggacgacgatggGCCGTCGCTCGCCGGCGTTCCCgtgcatcctcctcctcgccatcgtGGTTACAGGCAGCAGCACGTCTTTGGTTGCCCGGGCGGATCAGTCGTACGTCAAGTACAAGGACCCGAAGCAGCAGATCCAGGAGCGCGTGTCGGATCTCGTGGGCCGGATGAcgctggaggagaagatcgGCCAGATGTCGCAGATCGAGCGCGCcaacgcctcctcctccgtcatCCAGAAGTACTTCGTCG ggAGTGTGCTGAGCGGCGGAGGCAGCCCGCCGTCGGAgaaggcgtcggcggcgacgtggCAGCAGATGATCACCAAGATGCAGAAGGCGGCGCTCAAGACACGTCTCGGCATCCCCATCATCTACGGCATCGACGCCGTCCACGGCCACAACAACGCCTACAACGCCACCATCTTCCCCCACAACATCGGCCTCGGCGCCACCAGGGACCCCAACCTCGTCAAGCGGATCGGCCGCGCCACCGCCCTCGAGGCCCGTGCCACCGGCATCCCCTACACCTTCGCCCCATGCGTCGCG GTGTGCCGTGACCCGAGGTGGGGCCGGTGCTACGAGAGCTTCAGCGAGGACACGAGGCTGGTGCAGCTGATGACGGCGTCCGTGGTGCCGGGGCTGCAGGGCGACGTCAGCTCGCGGCACCCCAAGGGGATCCCCTACGTGGCCGGGTCCAAGAACGTGGCCGGGTGCGCCAAGCACTTCGTGGGCGACGGCGGGACCAAGCACGGGATCAACGAGAACAACACGGTGCTCAGCTTCCACGACCTCATGCGGATCCACATGCCCCCCTACgacgacgccgtcatcaagGGCATCTCCTCCGTCATGATCTCCTACTCCAGCTGGAACGGCAAGAAGATGCACGAGAACAAGTTCCTCATCACCGAGATCCTCAAGGAGAAGATGCACTTCAGG gGCTTCGTGATCACGGACTGGCAGGCGGTGGACAAGATCACGAACCCGCCGCACCAGCACTACTACCACTCCATCCAGGAGACGCTGCACGCCGGGATCGACATGGTCATGATCCCCTACGACTACCCGGAGTTCGTGGCCGACGTCACGGCGCAGGTCAAGCGCGGCAGCATCAAGATGGACCGGATCAACGACGCCGTCAGCCGGATCCTCAGGGTCAAGTTCACCATGGGCCTCTTCGAGGACCCCTTCCCGGACCCGCGCCTCACCAGCCATCTCGGCAGCAAGGAGCACCGTCAGCTCGCCCGGGAGGCCGTCCGGAAGTCCCTTGTCCTGCTCAAGAACGGCAAGAAAGGGGAGGAGCCGTTCCTTCCCCTGTccaagaaggccaagaagatcctcgtcgccggcaacCACGCCCACGACCTCGGCCTCCAGTGCGGCGGCTGGACCAAGTCCTGGCAGGGCCAGTCCGGCAACAACATCACCGGCCAAG GGACGACGATCCTGGAGGCGATCAAGTCGGCGGTGGACAACAGCACGGTGATCGACTACTCGGAGCACCCGGACAAGGGGTCCATAGCCAAGAGCGATGGGGACTACGACtacgcggtggtggtggtcggGGAGCCGCCCTACGCCGAGACGGCCGGGGACAACCAGAACCTGACCATCCCGTCCCCGGGGCCAGAGGTGATCAAGGAGGCGTGCTCGCTCGTCAAGTGCGTGGTGGTGCTCGTGTCGGGTCGGCCGCTCGTGGTGGAGCCCTACATCGACGCCATGCACGCCTTCGTCGCCGCCTGGCTGCCCGGCACCGAGGGCCACGGCGTCGCCGACGTGCTCTTCGGGGACTACGGCTTCACGGGGAAGCTGCCACGGACGTGGTTCAAGTCCGTGGGCCAGCTGCCCATGAACTACGGCGACAAGCACTACGACCCGCTCTTCCCGTTCGGGTACGGCCTCACCACCAAGGCGTCCGGGAAATCGTAA
- the LOC100824541 gene encoding putative ammonium transporter 4 member 1 isoform X1: MATEAAPEWLEKGDNAWQLSAAALVGLQSVPGLVILYGSIVKKKWAVNSALMALYAFACTMVCWCLWGFRMSFGDRLLPFVGRPDFSGLDQAGFLSAQGFAGAYPAATLLFFQFVFAAITLILVAGSLLGRMNFRAWMIFVPLWLTFSYTVGAFSVWSPNGFLFKAGVMDFAGGYVIHLSSGIAGFTAAFWVRANVIHFVGPRTAKDRESFPPNNILLTLAGAGLLWMGWTGFNGGAPYAANIDASVAVVNTHLCTATSLLVWLILDCFAFGRPSAIGAVNGMITGLVCITPAAGLVQGWAAMLMGALSGSVPWLTMMVLHKRCRLLAGVDDTLAVLHTHGVAGTLGGVLTGILAEPRLCRLFFGDDPRYVGFVYAVRGGRAGAGLRQMGVQLAGIGFILALNVVVTSVVCLLVRVAVPLRLSEEELAAGDEGVHGEDAYAVWGDGETYEQSVHGNHGYAMTDNPMTTSNSKVDDMI, encoded by the exons AtggcgacggaggcggcgccggagtGGCTGGAGAAGGGGGACAACGCGTGGCagctgtcggcggcggcgctggtgggCCTGCAGAGCGTGCCGGGGCTGGTGATCCTGTACGGCAGCATCGTGAAGAAGAAGTGGGCCGTCAACTCGGCCTTGATGGCGCTCTACGCCTTCGCCTGCACCATGGTGTGCTGGTGCCTCTGGGGCTTCCGCATGTCCTTCGGggaccgcctcctccccttcgTGGGCCGGCCCGATTTCTCCGGGCTCGACCAGGCCGGGTTCCTCTCCGCGCAGGGCTTCGCGGGCGCCTACCCGGCCGCCacgctcctcttcttccagtTCGTGTTCGCCGCCATCACGctcatcctcgtcgccgggtCGCTCCTGGGCCGGATGAACTTCCGGGCCTGGATGATCTTCGTGCCCCTCTGGCTCACCTTCTCCTACACCGTCGGCGCCTTCAGCGTCTGGAGCCCCAACGGGTTCCTCTTCAAGGCCGGCGTCATGGACTTCGCCGGCGGCTACGTCATCCACCTCTCCTCCGGAATCGCCGGCTTCACCGCCGCCTTCTGGGTACGTGCCAACGTCATACACTTT GTGGGTCCGAGGACGGCCAAGGACAGGGAGTCGTTCCCGCCGAACAACATCCTGCTGACGCTGGCGGGGGCCGGGCTGCTGTGGATGGGGTGGACGGGGTTCAACGGGGGAGCGCCGTACGCGGCCAACATCGACGCGTCGGTGGCCGTGGTGAACACGCACCTCTGCACGGCCACGAGCCTCCTCGTCTGGCTCATCCTCGACTGCTTCGCCTTCGGCCGGCCCTCCGCCATCGGGGCCGTGAACGGCATGATCACGGGGCTCGTCTGCATCACCCCGGCGGCAGGGCTCGTGCAAGGCTGGGCGGCGATGCTGATGGGCGCGCTCTCCGGCAGCGTCCCCTGGCTCACCATGATGGTGCTCCACAAGCGGTGCCGGCTGCTGGCCGGCGTCGACGACACGCTCGCCGTGCTCCACACGCACGGCGTCGCCGGGACGCTTGGCGGTGTCCTCACGGGCATCCTGGCGGAACCCAGGCTCTGTAGGCTCTTCTTCGGGGATGACCCGAGGTACGTGGGCTTCGTGTACGCGGTCAGGGGCGGCCGCGCCGGGGCCGGGCTCCGGCAGATGGGCGTGCAGCTGGCCGGGATTGGGTTCATCCTGGCGCTCAACGTTGTCGTCACGAGCGTCGTGTGCTTGCTCGTCCGGGTGGCCGTGCCGCTCCGGctcagcgaggaggagctggcggccggcgacgagggcgtGCACGGGGAGGACGCGTACGCGGTGTGGGGCGATGGGGAGACGTACGAGCAGTCCGTGCATGGGAACCACGGGTACGCCATGACGGACAATCCTATGACCACGTCCAACTCCAAAGTTGATGACATGATTTGA
- the LOC100824541 gene encoding putative ammonium transporter 4 member 1 isoform X2, with protein sequence MATEAAPEWLEKGDNAWQLSAAALVGLQSVPGLVILYGSIVKKKWAVNSALMALYAFACTMVCWCLWGFRMSFGDRLLPFVGRPDFSGLDQAGFLSAQGFAGAYPAATLLFFQFVFAAITLILVAGSLLGRMNFRAWMIFVPLWLTFSYTVGAFSVWSPNGFLFKAGVMDFAGGYVIHLSSGIAGFTAAFWVGPRTAKDRESFPPNNILLTLAGAGLLWMGWTGFNGGAPYAANIDASVAVVNTHLCTATSLLVWLILDCFAFGRPSAIGAVNGMITGLVCITPAAGLVQGWAAMLMGALSGSVPWLTMMVLHKRCRLLAGVDDTLAVLHTHGVAGTLGGVLTGILAEPRLCRLFFGDDPRYVGFVYAVRGGRAGAGLRQMGVQLAGIGFILALNVVVTSVVCLLVRVAVPLRLSEEELAAGDEGVHGEDAYAVWGDGETYEQSVHGNHGYAMTDNPMTTSNSKVDDMI encoded by the exons AtggcgacggaggcggcgccggagtGGCTGGAGAAGGGGGACAACGCGTGGCagctgtcggcggcggcgctggtgggCCTGCAGAGCGTGCCGGGGCTGGTGATCCTGTACGGCAGCATCGTGAAGAAGAAGTGGGCCGTCAACTCGGCCTTGATGGCGCTCTACGCCTTCGCCTGCACCATGGTGTGCTGGTGCCTCTGGGGCTTCCGCATGTCCTTCGGggaccgcctcctccccttcgTGGGCCGGCCCGATTTCTCCGGGCTCGACCAGGCCGGGTTCCTCTCCGCGCAGGGCTTCGCGGGCGCCTACCCGGCCGCCacgctcctcttcttccagtTCGTGTTCGCCGCCATCACGctcatcctcgtcgccgggtCGCTCCTGGGCCGGATGAACTTCCGGGCCTGGATGATCTTCGTGCCCCTCTGGCTCACCTTCTCCTACACCGTCGGCGCCTTCAGCGTCTGGAGCCCCAACGGGTTCCTCTTCAAGGCCGGCGTCATGGACTTCGCCGGCGGCTACGTCATCCACCTCTCCTCCGGAATCGCCGGCTTCACCGCCGCCTTCTGG GTGGGTCCGAGGACGGCCAAGGACAGGGAGTCGTTCCCGCCGAACAACATCCTGCTGACGCTGGCGGGGGCCGGGCTGCTGTGGATGGGGTGGACGGGGTTCAACGGGGGAGCGCCGTACGCGGCCAACATCGACGCGTCGGTGGCCGTGGTGAACACGCACCTCTGCACGGCCACGAGCCTCCTCGTCTGGCTCATCCTCGACTGCTTCGCCTTCGGCCGGCCCTCCGCCATCGGGGCCGTGAACGGCATGATCACGGGGCTCGTCTGCATCACCCCGGCGGCAGGGCTCGTGCAAGGCTGGGCGGCGATGCTGATGGGCGCGCTCTCCGGCAGCGTCCCCTGGCTCACCATGATGGTGCTCCACAAGCGGTGCCGGCTGCTGGCCGGCGTCGACGACACGCTCGCCGTGCTCCACACGCACGGCGTCGCCGGGACGCTTGGCGGTGTCCTCACGGGCATCCTGGCGGAACCCAGGCTCTGTAGGCTCTTCTTCGGGGATGACCCGAGGTACGTGGGCTTCGTGTACGCGGTCAGGGGCGGCCGCGCCGGGGCCGGGCTCCGGCAGATGGGCGTGCAGCTGGCCGGGATTGGGTTCATCCTGGCGCTCAACGTTGTCGTCACGAGCGTCGTGTGCTTGCTCGTCCGGGTGGCCGTGCCGCTCCGGctcagcgaggaggagctggcggccggcgacgagggcgtGCACGGGGAGGACGCGTACGCGGTGTGGGGCGATGGGGAGACGTACGAGCAGTCCGTGCATGGGAACCACGGGTACGCCATGACGGACAATCCTATGACCACGTCCAACTCCAAAGTTGATGACATGATTTGA